The region ATGCATTCTTCATGTGTTGGCTGATATTTATGATTTTGATGAATCTGGTTGTGAAGTTTTGTGACTTTTTTTTTTCTTGCTGAGATTTTTGTGTGATTTTATATGGGAAAATAGAGTTCGATCTGAGCTGTTAGAATGATGGAAAGGGAAGGAAACAAAATCATTTTAGCTTGCTGCAGAGAGAGATATCCATTTGGTGTAACATTTGTATCAGATGACTTAATTATGAAGAACTCTGCATTGCTTTATCTATTTGACTCTTATTTGATAGTGGTTTTGATACTAATTTTGCTCTAAAACTAGCAGGACAAAAGGACAAGGTTGGTGGAAAGGGACAAGACAAAACactttttgttttaattgatttttttaattttttttgtaatttaatttttttagtaattttttttgtaatttttttgtAATAAATTATATGAAACTTAATGCAAATGCCAATTTAAAtgtaatataatttttttttaattttcaatgCTTTGTAATATAATGTGAAAAAAGTATTATAAAACTATAACAActattataattttaaaaatgtaatcaaaaaagtaaaacattttcttttaaaaaagaaaaaataaataaattataatattaATTCTTATGGAAATGCTACAAAATCTagatttatttaatttaaataaaaaaactATAATTACTTCTTAATCCATGATTTAATTTGAACTTTGGAAAGAAACAAAAACTACTACTACCACTTCTAGTTAGCACACAAGAAACTTGcttaaatttaaaaaaataaaaaaaatgacatGACACAATTAAAGACCTAAAAAAAAAACACGGCACAACTATTAGAAATTTCTCTTAAAAGGTGCAAAGGTAAAGCTCTAAACATAAAAAGTCAAACTTGATGTAATTTCAAACCAATTCTAAACATCCATGCTAACAAGCATTCCATGTGAAACAAGTCTAATGAACACATGTGGACATGTAATAGAAAAAGGTATGGAAACACAAATTTACAAATGAACATAATGTATGATTATATATGCATGAATGCATAATGATGGGGTTCTAAATAGGAAACCTAATGGGAAATCATGATTATGGATATGTAATGAACTGATGAATGTATGGATTGATCAGATCAAACACATCAATTATAATGCATATTAGTCCTGACTTATGCATAAAAAAGAAATTTTTATGGCCAGATGGAATGGCCATAATGAATCAATTTAGATATTGGGATGTTGATGAATGAGGCATAAATGAGTGGCTACAAACGACTGAATATCAATGGATGCGTGCAGATGAATTGGGCGGGGAgaaatttagggtatgacagttgcccctatttaagtatcttcaactagagaatatgaagcaggaccctcttcatatgatcatagtgggagatagttaaatactaagaagacccggattttgatcctgaaaatgaaaatgctatgatatgatatgcatggatgcaggattctttatttttttgattttatcTGTTAGGGACACGGTGAATCCTTAATAGGAGATGCTACTTGacagaccaatctgtggggaatactgatggtccacagggagacagacaaatggtaaaaacaactctctggggataacaatcctgttggagagtcagacacacactggagagtactcaaagtgaaactcgatgaacgacacttagaatacaagagatttcggcagtaagttcacacatgacttactaaacccgaataagaaaaatttctacaacaggttcatacatgacctggcaacattggaacaaaaggttcagcaacaggttcatacatgacctgacaatactggaataatcaaagaaaaagattcttcaaaataggttcagacatgacctggtaatactggaataaaagctcaacaacaacgggttcatacatgacctgaaaaTGTTGGGGGATACCAAGAcgttctgacagcaggttcaaacgtgacctaacaaactcagaaaaattcaaaaagattatatcaacaggttcatacatgacctgatgacaaacttgaataccttgagaaaatttccacgacaagttcatacatgacttgacgacactggaataatcaaagaaaaagattcttccaaaacaggttcatacatgacctagTAGTAttggaataaaggctcaacagcaacgggttcatacatgacctcaCAATGCTGGGGCAATCAAAGAATtttctgacagcaggttcagacatgacctaacaaactcagaaaaattcgaaaagagtatatcaacaggttcatacatgacctgatgacaaacttGAACCTTTTGAGAAAActtccacaacaagttcatacatgacttgacaacattggaataaaaggttcagcaacaggttcatacatgacctggtaatactgaAATAAAAGCTgaacagcaggttcatacatgacctgacaaaaTAGGAACgttcaaagaattttcaacaacaggttcatacatgacctgacaacacttgactattcaaagagtattcaattaacaggttcatacatgatcTGACATCGCTTGGGAAAAAATCAAAGGGAGttttatcaataggttcatagatgacctgagaatattggaaaacatacaaaggAACATCATTGGAGCTTTCTAACACAAAGAACCTCCAAGCTTCTGGAAATTCCTCAAGATGAtaagtcatacatgactttcacggaaccatcaggaaagacagggtaattaaactctctgtacgtgccaacaacaattggacttttgACCGTAAGTAATGGACTACAACCAACTttgccagcaacaactggactttgaccaaaagcaatggattacaaccagcttgccagcaacaactggactttgaccagaagcaatggattacaaccaaacttcagatatTAATTACAAATGTACTTACAAATAGACTGGTAGTGATGCCAACGACGATACTAGCGACAACTGGTCTTTGGGTCAAGGGATAACAATCACCAACGtgacctgggtcaatgcaaaatgagcacaaagtacatttcggctatgcatggtttggattttgcttatatgcatgatgtatgaatgatcatgaaatgcaaATGCTGACAATATACAGACTGATAATTAAGGAAAGCTTTAGGGAGGTACTGaatcctcaacaccaataactcaaccAAAGGAATGAGTAAATTCAATAAAGGAGGATCTATCAAGCTGAACAGTTACAACTGACCCAATAATCCTTCCAGAGAATGATAAATTTGTGCTCTATAGAGATAGATGTTGATCATCCAAGGGGCGTCTTGCAACTTGAGACTTGCGGGGAAAGACGAAAGATTTCCTTTTAATATTTCCACATGTCAAAGCAAAAATTGTGTTTCTCAATATGTTGAAAAATTCTTTTTTGAGTTCAAAATTTCATTActaacaaataaatgacattttgcataacaaagaaaatcagataaaaacagcaaatgatagaatttgatgggcaaacttgtatttattcaagaatggtagcacgcaaatggcgtagctccatggaatgttacaaatttgaaaatggcaacagggaaaggtttacattgaatcacaatgactactactatccctaataacaatgactCCATGAGACCTCGCTTCTGAAGGGAGTAACTAGATTGATCTTTCATTTTTTGCTCTTCTGTGTTGATCAGTGACGAACCGATGCAGTCtatgccttttgtccctaatttttgcctggatcgccctttcgggttttcaatccaccgggacgctcctttttgcctaagtcgccctttcaggttttcgacttagcgagctaccattttttttatccctaacttttgcttggaccgccctttcgggttttcagtccaccgggatttgtcaggcatagtatcttttgactgcatcagagttcacagggtgactgagctcttcgccatccatagttgtgagaaatagagcacctccagagtatgctctctttacaacgtatgggccttcatagttgggagtccacttcccacgtgaatctttgtgtactggcaagatcttcttgagcacgagatctccttccttgaactctcgaggacggaccttcttgtcaaatgcctTCTTGATTCGTTGTTGGtacaattgtccatggcacagagcggtcatccgcttctcatcaatgagattaagttgatcatagttattctggatccattcagcttcatccagcttggcctccatcaatattctcattgaaggtatctctactttGACTGGGAGAAATGCGTCCATCCCATacactaaggagaatggggttgcccctgttgaagtgcggacggaggtccggtatccatgcaaagcaaagggtagcatctcgtgccaatccttataagttttcaccatcttttgcaggatcttcttgatatttttgttagcagcttcaacagcaccgttcatctttggacggtatggagaagaattatggtggtcaatcttgaaactctcacaTAATTTTGTCATTgtcttattgttcaagtttgaaccgttgtcagtgatgatcttgcttgGGATTCTATATCGGCAGATAATATCCTTCTTGATAAAGCGAGCAACCACATGTCTCGTCACATTGGTATAGGAAGCAGCCTCtacccatttagtaaagtaatcgATGGCGACCAGGATGAAACGGTGATCATTGGAAGCCTTAGGTTCTATAgcaccaatcatgtcgatgccccacattgaaaaaggccaaggtgatgtcaaaacattcaacagtgttggcggcacatgcaccttatcagcataaatttggcatttatgacattttcttgcatagctgaaacaatcggactccatggtcaaccaataatagccagctctcaaaatcttcttggccatggcatgtccattagcatgggttccaaaggatccttcatgaatctccttgattaacatgtctgcttcgtgtctatccacgcatctgagcagaaccatgtcatggtttctcttgtaaaacacatcattgctcaaaaagaatttggacgataatctcctcagagttttcttatccaacaatgtagcatcttctggatactcttgacttagaagatatcgcttgatgtcatgaaaccatggtttaccatcagtttcttcttcaatcaGCTGACAGTAAACAGGCTCATCTCTTCGCTCGATTCGAATAAGTGgagcttcattatggaatctgacttggtacattgatgcTAATGTTGCCAAAGCGTCAGCCACTTGATTTTCTACTCTTGGGATGTGATGGAAAGTGATAATGTCGAAGTATTCTATCATCTTCACAACATGAGTGCGATACGGGATCAGCTTCGCATCacgagtttcccattctcctttgacttgatagatcaccaaggctgaatctccatacacctcaaggatcttgattcggagatcaattgcagcttcaagaccaaggatacaagcttcatactctgcgACATTATTCATACAATCAAAGCATAAACTTGCTGTAAAAGGGGTAAAgccaccatttggattcatcaaaaTAGCTCCCACACCATGACCACTGTAATTAGAGGAACCATCGAACGCGAGCTTCCATCGAGATCCTGGTTCTGGTCCTTCATTTGGGCCTGGGATCTCACAATCctttatcaccattatatcctcatcggggaaatcaaacttcaatggCTGATAGTCCTCAACTGGTTGGTGAGCAAGATACTCTGCTAACACACttcccttgattgccttctgggttacgtactggatgtcgtactctgacaagagcatctgccaacgggcaagtcttccagtcaaggcaggtttctcaaagatatactttattggatccatcttcgagatcaacaaagtagtatggcaaATCATGTACTGCCTCAAACGACGAGTGGCCCATGCTAGCGCACAATAAGTTTTCTCCAAAAGTGAGTATCGGctttcacaatcggtaaactttttactcagatagtaaatagcatgttctttccgaccagtttcgtcatgttgccccagcacgcATCCCATTGATCCTTTAAGCACAGTCATatacatgattaatggctttCCCGGGACAGGTGGAATCAAAATAggaggctcttgcaagtattgacggatcttctcaaaagcattttgacaatcagaattccattcaacaACTTGGtcttttcgaagcaatttgaagataggctcacacgtggccgtcatgtgtgagataaaccttgagatgtaattcaaacgtccaaggaaacctctgacttcttgctcggtgcgtggagcaggcatttcttgtatagctcggaccttgtcagggtctacctcaattcctcgttgactaacgatgaaaccaagcaacttccctGAACGGACCCCGAATGTGCATTTTGCAGGGTTTAATCATAATCTAAACTTTCTGAGGCGTTCAAACAGCTTCTTCAGATGGctcatatgatcttcttcattctgagatttagcgatcatgtcgtcaacatagacctctatctccttgtgcatcatatcatggaagagagtgaccatagctctttggtaagttgccccagcatttttgagaccgaaaggaattaccttgtagcaaaacgtgccccaaggggtaataaaagtggtcttttccatgtcatctggagccatcttgatttgattgtatcccgaaaaaccatccataaaggagaatacagCAAAACttgcagtgttgtctaccagagtatcaatgtgtggtagagggaaatcgtcctttgggctagctctgttcagatccctatagtcaacacacatcctcacctttccatcctttttgggcacaggtacaatattagctacccattgtgggtacttcgCCACTGCGAGAAAACCAGCGTCAAGTTGTCGTTTGACTTCTTCACGAATCTTCAGAGCCATATCTGGCCTTGTTCTTCGGAGCTTTTGTTTtactggcgggcattctggctgAAGCGGGAGCTTGTGCTCAACGATGTCGGTGTCTAGACCTAgcatatcctggtatgaccacgcaaatacatccacatattcttgtagcagctTGACCAATCTCTCTTTGATGCTTGCTTCAAGCGTGGTGCcgattttgacttctttcttctcttcctctgtgccaaggttgactgtttccaccggttcttcatgtggctgaagggctttggactcgtgctcgagcagccttgccaattcgtcggggatgtaacaatcttcttcaccctcttcttctgcttggtagataggggagtcaaagttatgagaggtagtaaagtcattggattcaacggggttatcatttattctgcatgtttgaatgattgatttttagaaaagtgaaaataaaagatgcataaatgaagagtttttttgtttttgaaaagattgtcattttcttaagagaaagaaaaataaatgaaCAAGAAGAATTTAACAAAATGCATTTCATTCGTTGATAATGATTATTTGAAATTGAAAAGGGGCCCTACaacatgatccattagccttgggcagagctaaggatttgaaaggaaaaagacaacaattattactttgacaaaggaaaaatttcggggatctcaaccgccttccagttgttcaaagctgtctcacaccggtaaaccaaacatggctcaTCTTTATTTGCGGTGCTATCTTCAATTGCATTGACTTGATCTCCATGGATGAATCCTGTGCTGAGGAATACTTCCTGGATGCTTCAGGTGTTGTCCTTTGTAGGGACTCGGGCTCCTTTTGCAGCGGAAGGCACATATCCCAGACCAAAGCGATCATGCTTCTCACGAATATCAATAAGTTGACCCCAACCTTCAGGGGTTCCTCCTTCGATGCTAGACTTTGCGCTTTTCAGAGAAGCGAAAGATGAACAAGCTTTCCCAACAGGGTCCTTCATTTCCACAAAAGTGGCAttggctatttcaagagcttggaaagaagtttccaaagcgtcctcatcagcctcaatgTATCTGAAGGATGAAAGGTGACTGACCACAAAGTCCTCCTCTCCAGAAATGATGATTAATTGATTGTCCActacaaacttcattttctgatgTAAAGTGGAGGTGACTGCccctgcagcatgaatccacggacgtcccagcaagcagctatatgctggattaatatccatgacttggaaattaatCGGGAATACATGAGGGCCAATCAATATGGTCAGTTCCAACTCTCCAATCACGGTTCTCCTGGAaccatcgaaagctttcactaccaAGGCACTAGGCTTCATAGCTGGTCCTTGATAAGACAACTTGGCGAGTGTTCTTTTTGGCATAACATTCAGAGAAGatccggtatcaaccaacactcttgccaaagcatcatctttgcatttTACCGAGATATGGAGAGCACGATTGTGATTTTGTCCATCCTCAGGTAATTCCTCTCCACTGAAGCTCAAAGTATTACAAGCTGTGATGTTTGCAACTACTCCATCAAATTGGTCAACTGTTATGCTTTGCGTTACATGAGCTTGAGCAAGCaccttcaacaaagcctccctatgggcTTGGGAGTTCAATAACAAAGATAAAATAGAGATCTTAGACGGTGTTTGATGCAACTGGTCCAcaaccttgtagtcacttttcttgatcaacTTCAAGAATTCAACAGCATCTTCGGATTGGACCACTTCGGGTTCTTTAGTGGGAGCTGCAACCGTTGATTCCTTATTTGGCCCTTGAGGAGTCACATTGAATTCAGGCATATAGattcgaccactacgggtcattctGCTCATTCCTGCAATATTTGTGACGTCTTCACTTACAGCTTCTGTCACCTCAACGTCTGAACTTCCTTCAACAACCTTATCCACAGCAGTAATCTCATATTTCCAAGGCACAACCTTGGTGCTCTCGTAGGGAAAAGGCGTGGGCATACATATCTCGACAGGCGATGGCTTACTGTTCATCGGGACCACTCCACCACTATAATATGGGATTTCGACTGGTTTAGGTAAATTGAAACAAGGTTCAATCACCAACACATCCTCGTTCTTCACAGCACTGGATATTTGAAGCATTCCTTCATCCATCAAGCCTTGAATATTGTCTCGCACCATCTGATACCCTTTTGGATGTGTGGCACACTCTTCACAATTTTCATGATTTACATTAATCAGGCCAGCTTCCACCAATCGGGCATGGAATGCCACCAAAGGAGTCTTCACATCATCCATCTTATCAACCGTAACACCAGCAGAGGCATCTTCAATGGTATTTACCGCGGGATCTCCATGGGGaggaagaggattgttcttcacaTTCGGCCCCATGTCCTTAAAAGACAAGATCTTGCTCTCAATCAATTCCCGAACCCTATGCTTTAGAGCGTTACAACCCTCTAGGTCATGCCCGGGGGCACCTTCATGAAAAGGACAGTGTGCATTAGGGTTGTACCATGGAGGAAGACGGTCAGGTGGAGGTCCCATAGGTCTGGGAACCACCAACCCCTTTTGCAATAGGGAGGGATACAACTCAGTGTACGACATTGGAATTGGATTGAAGGTCGCCCTCTCCCCTTGCCTTATGTTCTGGTTTTGAGCATTTTGCCTTGGCGCTTGAGCTCTTGGTTGTTGATAAACAGGAGCTATTGGTGTTTGTTGATAAGCTGGAGGAGCCGCAACACGTTGTTGAACTGGAGCTGGTCGATAAGCTGGAGGCGCTTGATAAGCCTGAGCAGGCTGTTGATTGAATGCAGGTGTCACAACAGCTACGTATGGTTGCGGAGCATATTGGACGGGATACATGGGTTGTTGATAGGGAATTGGTTGTTGAACATATTGCTGAGGTGGGTATTATTGTGGTCTCCTTCTTGGAGGAGCTCTTCCCTGACCAACAGTCACAACATttgtttccccttccttctttctgggAAACCCTCTAGAGAACTTCTTTTGATTAGCGTTTGAAGTTCCAGCCACAGCCGCCAGTTTGCCATTCCTTACACCATATTCAACGCGAGCTCCTATAGCAACAAGCTCGGAGAATCCCAAAGAAGcacttccaaccatcttctcGTAGAATTGGGGTTGGACAGTGTCGATAAACAATTCAGCCAATTCTTTCTCAGCAAGAGGTGGTTCAACCTAAGAAGCcagttccctccatctttgagcatactccttgaaggaCTCCTTATCATGCTGAAACATGCTCTGCAACTGTCTTCTGTCAtgcgccatgtccatattatacttgtaaTGTTTTATGAATGCGTCTGACAGGTCTTGGAAACACCTGATCCTGTTCTGATCCAGACTTAGATACCATTTGGAAGGAGCTCCACTCAAGCTGTCTTGAAAGCAGTGGATCATCAACTTGTCGTCCTCCACGTGTGCAGCCATTTTTCGAtaatacatgatgagatggctCTTTGGACAAGTATGCCCTTTGTATTTGTCGAAGTCCGGAGTTTTGAATTTTGCTGGAATCACTAACCCGGATACAAGGCACATTTCTTTAGCAGCAGATCCAAAGATGTGGTCACCCTTTAAATCTCAGAACTTCTTCTCAAGGAGCTGCATGTTCTCCTTTACCTCCCTGAAGTCCTCAAACCTTACTTCGTCACCAGCAACAGTTGAGTCAACAGTCTGATACATGTGGTTTTGATCTTCGTAATGAGGAACATGCCTAGCATAGGCGGATGGTGGAACCACAATATGGATGACTGGACGTGCGTCGGTGTAAACTGGTAATGGCACGGCTTGTTGGACAGATTGCCCCATGTCGTGCATCACCTCCGCTCGGGGGACGAAGTCATAGGGTAGCCCATATGGAGGAAGGGTTGAGGGTAACGTCCTCTGGGGTGGGACTTCCACTGCTGGGCCCGTGGTCTCTGAAATAACGGTCGCTTGTGGAACCTTAAACC is a window of Lathyrus oleraceus cultivar Zhongwan6 chromosome 6, CAAS_Psat_ZW6_1.0, whole genome shotgun sequence DNA encoding:
- the LOC127095762 gene encoding uncharacterized protein LOC127095762 codes for the protein MYPVQYAPQPYVAVVTPAFNQQPAQAYQAPPAYRPAPVQQRVAAPPAYQQTPIAPVYQQPRAQAPRQNAQNQNIRQGERATFNPIPMSYTELYPSLLQKGLVVPRPMGPPPDRLPPWYNPNAHCPFHEGAPGHDLEGCNALKHRVRELIESKILSFKDMGPNVKNNPLPPHGDPAVNTIEDASAGVTVDKMDDVKTPLVAFHARLVEAGLINVNHENCEECATHPKGYQMVRDNIQGLMDEGMLQISSAVKNEDVLVIEPCFNLPKPVEIPYYSGGVVPMNSKPSPVEICMPTPFPYESTKVVPWKYEITAVDKVVEGSSDVEVTEAVSEDVTNIAGMSRMTRSGRIYMPEFNVTPQGPNKESTVAAPTKEPEVVQSEDAVEFLKLIKKSDYKVVDQLHQTPSKISILSLLLNSQAHREALLKVLAQAHVTQSITVDQFDGVVANITACNTLSFSGEELPEDGQNHNRALHISVKCKDDALARVLVDTGSSLNVMPKRTLAKLSYQGPAMKPSALVVKAFDGSRRTVIGELELTILIGPHDPVGKACSSFASLKSAKSSIEGGTPEGWGQLIDIREKHDRFGLGYVPSAAKGARVPTKDNT